One window of Novosphingobium sp. P6W genomic DNA carries:
- a CDS encoding hydrolase, with amino-acid sequence MSLTSEEQGLIAPVERAPILSRTLEWASINSGTGNLDGLAAMAGYLADAFAQLPGEVRLVDAAPVEKVDGKGELREVGHGRHLVLSVRPEAARRVILTGHMDTVYAREHPFQTCAWLDEDTLNGPGTADMKGGLSLMLAGLAAYEQAAPTLGYDVLINSDEETGSLSSAALIAQMAQGKLAALTYEPALPDGSMARARPGSGNYSAVVTGRSAHAGRNPQDGRNALVAASDLAMRLAAGVREGLTINPARIEGGAPNNTVPDLAILHFNLRPRTPELAAIARALIDEAVAAVSAAHEVQIHLHGHVSRPPKPITPRTEALFGLVSKAATDLGQPMRWQDTGGVCDGNNIAACGVPVLDTMGALGGSIHSPQEFMIASSLDARARLTALVMHRLDRYGAVPA; translated from the coding sequence ATGAGCCTCACCAGCGAAGAACAGGGCCTCATCGCGCCGGTCGAGCGGGCGCCCATCCTCTCGCGCACGCTGGAATGGGCGTCGATCAACAGCGGCACCGGCAATCTGGACGGTCTTGCCGCGATGGCCGGATATCTGGCCGATGCCTTCGCGCAGCTTCCCGGCGAAGTGCGACTGGTCGATGCCGCCCCGGTCGAAAAAGTCGACGGCAAGGGCGAACTTCGCGAGGTCGGGCACGGCCGCCACCTCGTCCTCTCGGTACGTCCCGAGGCGGCGCGACGGGTGATCCTGACCGGCCACATGGACACCGTCTACGCGCGCGAACATCCCTTCCAGACCTGCGCCTGGCTGGACGAAGACACCCTAAACGGCCCCGGCACGGCCGACATGAAGGGCGGCCTTTCGCTGATGCTGGCGGGGCTGGCCGCTTACGAACAGGCCGCGCCCACGCTCGGCTACGATGTCCTCATCAACAGCGACGAGGAGACCGGCTCGCTCTCCTCCGCCGCGCTGATCGCGCAGATGGCGCAGGGCAAGCTGGCGGCGCTGACGTACGAGCCCGCCCTGCCCGATGGCTCCATGGCACGCGCCCGCCCCGGATCGGGCAACTATTCCGCGGTCGTCACAGGCCGCTCCGCTCACGCCGGGCGTAACCCGCAGGACGGGCGCAACGCCCTTGTCGCCGCCAGCGATCTTGCCATGCGCCTCGCCGCCGGAGTGCGCGAGGGGCTGACGATCAACCCCGCCCGGATCGAGGGCGGCGCGCCCAACAATACTGTGCCCGACCTCGCCATCCTGCACTTCAACCTACGCCCCCGCACCCCCGAGCTTGCCGCAATCGCCCGCGCCCTGATCGACGAGGCGGTGGCCGCAGTCAGCGCCGCGCATGAGGTGCAGATCCACCTCCACGGCCACGTCTCCCGCCCGCCCAAGCCGATCACGCCGCGAACCGAAGCGCTGTTCGGCCTCGTCAGCAAGGCCGCCACCGACCTGGGTCAGCCGATGCGCTGGCAGGACACCGGCGGCGTGTGCGACGGCAACAACATCGCCGCCTGCGGTGTGCCCGTGCTGGACACGATGGGCGCGCTGGGCGGCTCCATCCATTCACCGCAGGAGTTCATGATCGCCAGTTCGCTCGATGCCCGCGCCCGCCTCACGGCATTGGTGATGCACCGCCTCGACCGTTACGGAGCGGTGCCCGCATGA